Proteins co-encoded in one Corynebacterium tuberculostearicum genomic window:
- a CDS encoding histone-like nucleoid-structuring protein Lsr2, giving the protein MARREVTQFYDDLDHSLIPEDQLEVVRFSVNGQNYLIDLSLDNARRFHDVLAPYVDAARIAPDIDAQRANPSQIREWARTQGLPVARRGKIPQDVIEAYNAAN; this is encoded by the coding sequence ATGGCCCGCCGTGAAGTGACCCAATTTTACGATGACTTGGATCACAGCCTAATCCCTGAAGACCAGCTAGAAGTCGTTCGCTTCAGCGTGAATGGTCAAAACTACCTTATTGATCTCTCTCTAGATAACGCGCGCCGCTTTCATGATGTTCTCGCCCCCTACGTGGATGCCGCCCGCATCGCCCCAGATATCGATGCACAGCGCGCAAATCCCAGCCAGATCCGCGAATGGGCACGCACCCAAGGGCTGCCCGTGGCGCGCCGAGGCAAAATCCCGCAAGACGTTATAGAAGCTTATAACGCTGCGAACTAA
- a CDS encoding DUF6474 family protein, with product MSILKKVKKARQEARAQAKAAKTRAKAEVKAQSKDRRRQQKLLAKQEKHLIKSEEKGLKKRRKHEQKVAKNELAKLKAGRFNSDNVKRYAGALRTAAPLLLPLIYRGYVGLKTEGEKRKAAKAGVTSDQMASFSGYGAPLKARTAGIRNSLDNTDVPAGFKRDVRDRLQEIDSAIDNAEFMTEQQRRRAHKTIDSEIDSITAEIQQRLGQ from the coding sequence ATGAGCATTCTGAAGAAAGTTAAAAAGGCCCGCCAAGAAGCACGCGCCCAGGCAAAAGCCGCAAAGACTCGCGCCAAAGCCGAAGTAAAGGCTCAGTCTAAGGACCGCCGCCGGCAGCAAAAACTCCTGGCCAAGCAGGAAAAGCACCTCATTAAGTCCGAGGAAAAGGGCCTGAAGAAGCGCCGCAAGCACGAGCAGAAGGTGGCCAAGAACGAGCTGGCCAAACTCAAGGCCGGTCGCTTTAATTCCGATAACGTCAAGCGCTACGCTGGCGCGCTGCGCACCGCCGCGCCACTGCTGCTGCCACTTATCTACCGTGGCTACGTGGGCTTGAAAACCGAAGGTGAAAAGCGAAAGGCCGCCAAAGCCGGCGTAACTTCGGACCAGATGGCTTCCTTCTCCGGCTACGGTGCACCACTCAAGGCACGCACCGCAGGTATCCGCAACTCCCTCGATAACACGGATGTACCGGCCGGATTCAAGCGCGATGTGCGCGACCGCCTGCAGGAAATAGACTCCGCCATCGATAATGCCGAGTTCATGACCGAGCAGCAGCGCCGTCGCGCGCACAAGACGATTGACTCGGAAATCGACTCTATTACCGCGGAGATTCAACAGCGTCTGGGTCAATAA
- a CDS encoding TM0106 family RecB-like putative nuclease, translated as MEDVVVASDLVGCRYRLVQRRAHPEMPRTHASIARAERHAAAVDAVMHMFPRKGPGRFRRIDLEGDEWERSMRTLEALASGYTHITNAVFATEEWMVRVDLLLREGDRYTPVIVSNHRVARKNEQRKTLAVPTHRLGLSEPLEVPYKLRHHAVDGYRLAFAARALRDLGLDSGCGGAIGQDRTRAFFTETAKFDLERAWNLPLPSAPVRVKECASCRFWALCEQELVAADDISLFLPGDRAKPFRERGITTVQALIDAHLGEPSRLAAAWRAGEVLLRRGGVHVPRADVEVDVDMEAYLDQGAYLWGAWHDGEYFPFVTWEPLGGRAEAENFAAFWRWLMDLRAQAHAEGKTFAAYCYSAHGENHWMRMSAQRFGEVDELEVEEFIASSEWVDMFAHVKSSFAGPYGLGLKVVAPEAGFAWPEEDFDGEESVNARREALAGDHNARQRLLDYNCGDVQATRAVREWMDAGAPGTTAL; from the coding sequence GTGGAGGATGTGGTTGTTGCTTCGGACCTTGTGGGGTGCCGCTATCGCCTCGTGCAGCGGCGTGCGCACCCGGAGATGCCGCGTACCCATGCCTCCATCGCCCGCGCGGAACGCCACGCTGCCGCTGTGGACGCGGTCATGCACATGTTTCCTCGGAAGGGCCCCGGCAGATTCCGCCGTATCGATTTAGAAGGCGATGAATGGGAGCGCTCTATGCGCACCCTCGAGGCCTTGGCCTCCGGCTATACGCACATTACTAATGCGGTATTTGCCACTGAAGAGTGGATGGTGCGCGTGGACTTGCTGCTGCGGGAAGGGGATAGATATACCCCGGTTATCGTGTCTAATCACCGCGTTGCACGAAAGAATGAGCAGAGGAAGACATTGGCGGTTCCCACTCATCGTTTGGGGCTGAGTGAGCCGCTCGAGGTACCGTATAAGCTGCGCCATCATGCGGTAGATGGCTACCGCCTAGCTTTTGCTGCCCGCGCTTTGCGGGATCTCGGGCTCGATTCCGGCTGCGGCGGGGCCATTGGGCAGGACCGCACTCGCGCGTTTTTTACTGAGACGGCTAAGTTCGATCTGGAACGCGCCTGGAATCTACCTTTGCCCAGTGCCCCGGTGCGGGTGAAAGAGTGTGCCAGCTGCCGTTTCTGGGCTTTGTGCGAGCAGGAGTTGGTGGCGGCGGATGATATTTCGCTCTTTTTACCCGGCGACCGAGCCAAGCCTTTTCGCGAGCGTGGGATTACTACTGTGCAGGCGCTTATCGACGCCCACTTGGGCGAACCTTCCCGCCTCGCCGCCGCCTGGCGCGCCGGGGAGGTATTGTTGCGGCGCGGAGGTGTGCACGTTCCGCGTGCGGACGTTGAGGTTGACGTGGACATGGAAGCCTACTTGGACCAAGGCGCGTACCTGTGGGGAGCATGGCATGACGGGGAGTATTTCCCCTTCGTTACCTGGGAACCATTAGGCGGCCGGGCCGAGGCGGAAAATTTTGCGGCATTCTGGCGCTGGTTGATGGATCTGCGTGCGCAAGCTCATGCGGAGGGCAAGACGTTTGCCGCCTATTGCTACTCGGCGCACGGTGAGAACCACTGGATGCGAATGTCCGCGCAACGCTTCGGCGAGGTCGATGAGCTGGAGGTAGAAGAATTTATCGCCTCGTCAGAGTGGGTGGATATGTTTGCCCATGTTAAAAGTTCTTTTGCCGGCCCATACGGTCTGGGCTTGAAAGTTGTGGCTCCAGAGGCTGGATTTGCTTGGCCCGAGGAGGATTTTGACGGCGAAGAATCAGTGAACGCGCGGCGCGAGGCGCTGGCTGGGGACCACAACGCCCGGCAGCGACTGCTGGACTATAACTGTGGAGATGTACAGGCCACCCGTGCGGTCCGCGAGTGGATGGATGCCGGCGCGCCGGGGACTACAGCGCTGTAA
- a CDS encoding copper oxidase produces MPEKKWSARTWHRKASRPVSLWMMVFIFVGATHTLVPNYRWVLIHLFTLGLVSNSIIVWSQHLTEKFTQQRLPDSTRPVQLARIYCLNTGIIITLAGQILTEYWTQHWIVTQIGATLIALMMAWHAANLFHQWRGAKDKRFRPVVGAYVLSSLCLPVGAIFGGLLAVYPGHPTLLLAHIAANIGGFIGLAAAGSLTILFPSIWRTQGINRHMRSSFALLAVGVAATIIGAFLGFPQLGLIVYCCGWALSLQQWLANVLTVAKDPRDRITFASVSVLMASLWLVLSLVYYTVQHFFMPEPALPTLALLVGFAGQLLIGVMSYLLPTTMGGGPSAVRAGLQQLDKLGLLRATLVNGGLLIWIGTDISLLKVVASLLCILPLAVYPVLIARAVKAQKQVLMKKAEGPDPKPGPEWNQVYAGVALLAVVYAVFTAL; encoded by the coding sequence ATGCCTGAGAAAAAGTGGTCGGCTCGGACGTGGCACCGCAAGGCTTCCCGCCCCGTATCCCTGTGGATGATGGTATTTATCTTCGTGGGTGCAACGCATACCTTGGTCCCCAACTACCGGTGGGTGCTCATCCACCTATTCACCCTCGGGTTGGTAAGCAATAGCATCATCGTATGGTCGCAGCACCTAACGGAAAAGTTCACCCAGCAACGCCTTCCTGACTCTACCCGTCCCGTGCAATTGGCTCGCATCTATTGCCTCAATACCGGAATCATCATCACACTGGCCGGCCAGATTCTCACAGAATATTGGACCCAGCATTGGATCGTTACCCAGATAGGTGCCACGCTAATCGCCCTGATGATGGCCTGGCATGCGGCAAATCTTTTCCACCAATGGCGCGGCGCAAAGGATAAGCGCTTCCGCCCGGTGGTGGGCGCCTACGTGCTCTCTTCCCTATGCCTGCCGGTAGGTGCCATCTTCGGCGGGCTATTGGCCGTCTATCCAGGCCATCCCACGCTGTTGCTCGCCCATATCGCCGCCAATATCGGCGGATTCATCGGCTTGGCCGCAGCCGGCTCTCTCACCATCCTCTTCCCCTCCATCTGGCGCACCCAAGGTATCAATCGCCACATGCGATCCTCCTTTGCGCTACTCGCCGTCGGCGTAGCCGCAACCATCATTGGTGCCTTCCTCGGCTTTCCTCAGCTGGGCCTCATTGTGTACTGCTGCGGTTGGGCGCTGAGCCTGCAGCAATGGCTCGCTAATGTGCTCACGGTGGCAAAGGACCCGCGCGATCGCATCACCTTCGCATCGGTTTCCGTTCTCATGGCCTCGTTATGGCTGGTCCTGTCTTTGGTGTACTACACGGTGCAGCACTTCTTTATGCCGGAGCCAGCGCTGCCAACCCTCGCCTTGTTGGTTGGGTTTGCCGGGCAGCTCCTTATCGGTGTCATGAGCTATCTCTTGCCCACCACCATGGGTGGCGGGCCCTCCGCCGTTCGAGCGGGCTTGCAGCAGCTGGATAAACTCGGCCTTTTGCGCGCCACCTTGGTCAACGGTGGGCTGCTGATATGGATAGGCACCGATATATCCCTACTGAAGGTGGTTGCCTCCCTGTTGTGCATCCTGCCGCTAGCGGTCTATCCCGTGCTCATCGCCCGCGCGGTAAAGGCCCAAAAGCAGGTATTGATGAAGAAGGCAGAAGGCCCGGATCCCAAGCCGGGCCCGGAGTGGAACCAGGTGTACGCGGGGGTCGCGCTCCTGGCGGTTGTCTACGCCGTGTTTACAGCGCTGTAG
- a CDS encoding MFS transporter: MTRTRRATVAMLLVGLAIFSSLYSTQAILPTLVKNIGLSSTEAAMTVSAATAALAICVVPASILSERFGRGRILLISAVAATSVGLIVPLAQAGWQLILLRGVQGALLSGAPATAMAWLSEELDDNALPRAMGLYIAGTSVGGLTGRLIPTGLVELSTWRWALFGSALVSLAFAITSWLLLPAQRNFRPKAIHLKNETRVVFSHWANRDLALLFLSAFLSMGTFVSMYNFLTFRLIDDFGLAPSLAGLAFLFYLTGTWSSARAGSLVARIGHGKTLFASAVLFALGIALCAGNLPMTLLGMIAFTVGFFAVHSTASGWVGQIATHDRAEASSMYVFCYYFGSSVVGACAGLLFDALSWPLFIAFFTAVALALTALTWIKIKTD; encoded by the coding sequence ATGACTCGAACGCGGCGCGCTACGGTAGCCATGCTCCTTGTAGGCTTGGCCATTTTCTCCAGTTTGTATTCCACCCAGGCCATCCTTCCCACACTGGTAAAGAACATAGGTCTTTCCTCCACAGAGGCCGCCATGACCGTATCGGCCGCCACGGCGGCCCTTGCCATCTGCGTTGTGCCAGCGTCCATCCTTTCCGAGCGATTTGGGCGCGGACGTATCTTGCTCATTTCCGCCGTTGCAGCCACCAGCGTGGGGCTCATCGTGCCACTAGCCCAGGCGGGCTGGCAGCTTATCCTGCTGCGCGGCGTGCAGGGTGCGCTCCTTTCAGGCGCACCGGCCACCGCGATGGCTTGGCTTTCGGAAGAGCTCGATGACAACGCCTTGCCGCGGGCCATGGGGCTCTATATCGCCGGCACCTCCGTTGGCGGCCTTACCGGCCGCCTCATCCCCACCGGACTAGTGGAGCTATCCACCTGGCGCTGGGCCCTTTTCGGCTCGGCCCTCGTCTCCCTCGCTTTCGCCATCACTTCCTGGCTGCTGCTTCCCGCACAACGCAACTTCCGGCCCAAAGCTATCCACCTCAAAAACGAAACCCGGGTGGTATTTAGCCATTGGGCCAATCGGGACCTAGCCTTGCTATTTCTTAGCGCATTCCTGTCCATGGGCACGTTCGTCTCGATGTATAACTTCCTCACCTTTCGGCTCATCGACGATTTTGGTTTGGCCCCGTCGCTGGCCGGCTTGGCTTTCTTGTTCTATCTCACCGGCACATGGTCCTCAGCGCGGGCAGGTTCACTGGTCGCACGCATAGGCCATGGGAAAACCCTATTCGCCTCTGCCGTGCTTTTTGCCCTTGGCATCGCGCTGTGCGCCGGCAACCTACCGATGACGCTTCTGGGCATGATCGCCTTTACCGTGGGCTTCTTCGCGGTGCATTCCACCGCCTCTGGGTGGGTGGGCCAGATCGCCACCCATGACCGCGCGGAGGCCTCTTCCATGTACGTGTTCTGCTATTACTTTGGCTCTTCTGTAGTGGGCGCTTGCGCCGGTCTGCTTTTCGACGCCCTCTCTTGGCCCCTGTTTATTGCCTTCTTCACCGCCGTGGCCCTCGCCCTTACTGCGCTGACTTGGATCAAGATTAAAACCGACTAA
- a CDS encoding LysR family transcriptional regulator — protein MNVEDIRGFLAVVELGRVGAAADELGISQSALTRRVQRVEASLDAQLFERTGRTLHVNSRGRAFAAAGREMLRAYRTGRDDVARLLDPERGTVRLDFMHSLGTWLVPDLLKSYRAQHPHVDIRLHQGAARELVSRVESGESDLALVGPRPDAALGWHQIKVQRLGLAVPEDHWAANRREVNLAECAAEPFIGMLPGYGTRMLLDALAEDAGFSPHLVFESMELTTVAGLVAAGLGVALLPLDDPYLQVGSLIPLTPPAYRELGLVWRAGDDAPPVRQFREFVRA, from the coding sequence ATGAATGTAGAGGATATCCGTGGCTTCCTCGCCGTGGTGGAACTAGGACGCGTCGGCGCCGCAGCCGATGAACTGGGAATTTCCCAATCCGCGCTGACTCGCCGTGTGCAGCGGGTTGAGGCCAGCCTCGATGCCCAGCTGTTCGAACGCACTGGGCGCACCTTGCATGTGAACTCGCGGGGGCGGGCCTTTGCCGCGGCTGGGCGGGAGATGCTTCGCGCTTACCGGACTGGAAGGGACGATGTGGCCCGTCTCTTGGATCCGGAACGCGGCACCGTGCGCCTAGACTTCATGCATTCGCTGGGAACGTGGCTTGTACCGGACCTGCTGAAAAGCTACCGCGCACAGCACCCGCACGTTGATATTCGTCTGCATCAAGGCGCCGCGCGAGAGCTGGTGAGCAGGGTAGAAAGCGGCGAATCAGACCTCGCCCTCGTAGGGCCGCGGCCGGATGCCGCGCTGGGGTGGCACCAGATTAAAGTGCAGCGCTTAGGCCTTGCGGTGCCGGAAGACCACTGGGCGGCGAACCGGCGGGAGGTGAACCTGGCGGAATGCGCCGCGGAACCATTTATCGGCATGCTCCCGGGCTATGGCACGCGCATGCTTCTCGACGCCCTCGCTGAGGATGCCGGATTTAGCCCCCATCTCGTCTTCGAATCGATGGAGCTTACCACCGTTGCCGGGCTGGTGGCGGCGGGCCTGGGCGTGGCGCTACTGCCGCTTGATGATCCCTACTTGCAGGTGGGAAGCCTTATTCCTCTCACCCCACCGGCGTACCGCGAGCTCGGCTTGGTGTGGCGCGCCGGGGATGATGCTCCCCCAGTGCGGCAATTCCGGGAGTTTGTCCGGGCATAG
- a CDS encoding superoxide dismutase encodes MAVYELPDLPYAFDALEPHISAEIMELHHDKHHATYVAGANAALEALEEERNGEANPDRIRALSKNLAFNLGGHTNHSIFWKNLSPNGGGEPTGELAEAINRDFGSFEKFKAHFSAAATSLQGSGWAVLGYDHIAGRLIIEQLTDQQGNTSIDFTPLLMLDMWEHAFYLQYKNVKADYVKAVWNVFNWDDVAERFAAATK; translated from the coding sequence ATGGCTGTTTACGAACTTCCTGACCTCCCATACGCATTCGACGCACTGGAGCCACACATCTCCGCGGAGATCATGGAGCTCCACCACGATAAGCACCACGCAACCTACGTTGCTGGCGCTAACGCTGCACTAGAGGCGCTCGAGGAGGAGCGCAACGGCGAGGCTAACCCGGATCGCATCCGCGCCCTGTCCAAGAACTTGGCGTTTAACCTGGGTGGCCACACTAACCACTCCATCTTCTGGAAGAACCTGTCCCCGAACGGTGGCGGCGAGCCAACCGGCGAGCTGGCTGAGGCCATCAACCGCGACTTCGGTTCCTTTGAGAAGTTCAAGGCGCACTTCTCCGCTGCTGCTACTTCCCTGCAGGGCTCTGGCTGGGCAGTTCTGGGCTACGACCACATTGCTGGCCGCCTCATTATCGAGCAGCTGACTGACCAGCAGGGTAATACCTCCATCGACTTCACCCCGCTGCTGATGCTGGATATGTGGGAACACGCCTTCTACCTGCAGTACAAGAACGTCAAGGCTGACTACGTTAAGGCCGTATGGAACGTCTTCAACTGGGATGACGTTGCCGAGCGCTTCGCTGCAGCTACCAAGTAA
- the msrA gene encoding peptide-methionine (S)-S-oxide reductase MsrA — translation MWMFKPEPKLVPTDEALPGRAEPILDPAPHAVLGTPITGPWKDGQRSILIALGCFWGAEKMFWETEGVESTSVGFAGGTTPNPTYYEVCRGLTNHAEVVEVVYDPQRISLRDLVVKALEAHDPTQGFRQGNDVGTQYRSAFYPRTEEERAEIQGIVDSYADKLKEFGFGDTTTEVKVLKDTDSGEYYRAEDEHQQYLHKVPNGYCPHHSTGVKCD, via the coding sequence ATGTGGATGTTTAAACCAGAGCCTAAGTTAGTCCCTACAGATGAGGCCCTGCCGGGGCGAGCTGAGCCGATCTTGGACCCCGCCCCGCACGCAGTTCTAGGAACACCGATTACCGGACCGTGGAAGGATGGGCAGCGCTCCATTCTCATTGCACTGGGCTGTTTCTGGGGCGCAGAAAAAATGTTTTGGGAAACAGAAGGCGTGGAGTCCACCTCGGTGGGCTTTGCAGGTGGGACCACACCGAATCCCACCTACTACGAGGTGTGCCGTGGACTGACCAATCATGCAGAGGTGGTCGAAGTGGTCTATGACCCGCAGCGCATAAGCTTGCGCGACCTTGTGGTCAAGGCACTGGAAGCACATGATCCCACCCAAGGCTTCCGCCAAGGCAACGACGTGGGAACGCAATACCGTTCTGCGTTCTATCCACGCACCGAGGAAGAGCGCGCAGAAATCCAAGGCATCGTGGATTCCTACGCGGATAAGCTCAAGGAATTCGGTTTTGGGGATACCACTACGGAGGTAAAGGTCCTTAAAGATACTGATTCCGGGGAATACTACCGAGCAGAAGATGAGCATCAGCAGTACCTACATAAGGTGCCCAATGGATATTGCCCGCACCACAGCACTGGGGTGAAATGCGACTAA
- a CDS encoding alpha/beta-hydrolase family protein, which translates to MKRALRRAALIALGVAADLTPIVRMTSRQTLPPNMSAGILGAELATWAAISPSLLPRPWWVTAANVAIGQGIGHLGAASTSFVLNSIGKRPQDRLGPQHRQILHLAIGAGTAFNAVLSLRNQKKQAELVNKQLVRGPATAAIGLAAGTAGYGTLLLIGEATQLAVTRLSRQLGRWVPALVAWPVATAGLSLTAFALSDRVVFRRWLRSLSHQAQRINRQIFPGTSMPWEPERSGSPWSLEPWSALGQQGRRFVSNGPRARDIRTVTGTDAKEPIRIYAGYIPGRSFRQSAEKIRSELERTGALRRETIVIQMPAGSGWINNWGASSYEFLTGGDCVTITMQYSYLPSVFAYLVDKSSPKQAAQELMRVVQEELDKLPEENRPRLYFAGESLGAYAIMDNFHNVDELLSACNGAVFSGPPRMTRFTQRLRRDIGSLERLPVIDGGKHVRYAAAPEHTLHDAFGNDFTHAWRRPRMLIAQHASDAIVWWDLNLLVRRPTWIHEPQPEALHADTFRQLRWVPFITWWQIGLDQINSLNVPGGHGHNYFEEMLWYWDEVLGSQSRQALTPKLAKKIARFIRRDA; encoded by the coding sequence ATGAAACGCGCCCTTCGCCGCGCTGCACTAATCGCTCTTGGCGTAGCCGCGGATCTCACGCCCATCGTCCGTATGACCAGCCGGCAAACCTTACCGCCTAATATGTCGGCTGGAATTTTGGGTGCGGAATTAGCCACTTGGGCAGCTATTTCCCCCTCCCTACTTCCTCGCCCTTGGTGGGTAACCGCCGCCAATGTAGCCATTGGCCAGGGCATCGGACACTTGGGAGCGGCATCGACAAGCTTTGTGCTCAATAGCATTGGCAAACGCCCACAGGACCGTCTCGGGCCGCAGCATCGGCAAATTTTGCACCTTGCTATCGGCGCCGGTACCGCGTTCAATGCCGTGCTATCGCTGCGCAATCAGAAAAAGCAGGCGGAGCTGGTCAATAAGCAGCTCGTACGCGGACCCGCCACGGCAGCGATTGGTTTGGCCGCGGGCACCGCGGGGTACGGGACTCTTTTGTTGATCGGAGAGGCCACACAGCTGGCCGTCACCAGGCTGTCGCGCCAACTAGGACGCTGGGTACCGGCGCTCGTCGCCTGGCCAGTTGCCACCGCAGGCCTGAGCCTGACGGCCTTCGCGCTTTCTGACCGCGTGGTTTTTCGGCGCTGGTTGCGCTCACTTTCACACCAAGCGCAGCGCATTAATAGGCAGATTTTCCCCGGCACGTCCATGCCGTGGGAGCCGGAGCGCTCTGGCAGCCCATGGTCGCTCGAGCCGTGGTCAGCGTTGGGACAGCAGGGACGCCGGTTTGTCTCCAATGGCCCCCGCGCCCGCGATATCCGCACAGTGACGGGAACCGATGCAAAGGAACCCATCCGTATCTACGCCGGATACATACCAGGCCGCTCCTTCCGGCAATCTGCGGAAAAGATTCGCTCCGAGCTCGAGCGCACTGGTGCGCTACGGCGGGAGACCATAGTGATTCAAATGCCAGCCGGCTCAGGGTGGATCAATAACTGGGGCGCGTCCTCCTATGAGTTTCTAACCGGTGGCGATTGCGTCACCATCACGATGCAGTATTCCTATCTGCCCTCAGTTTTTGCCTACCTTGTGGACAAAAGCTCCCCAAAGCAGGCAGCCCAAGAATTAATGCGGGTGGTGCAAGAAGAACTGGACAAGCTTCCAGAAGAAAACCGACCGCGGCTCTATTTCGCAGGTGAATCCTTAGGGGCTTATGCCATTATGGACAATTTCCATAATGTGGATGAGCTACTATCGGCCTGCAATGGAGCGGTGTTTTCCGGCCCGCCCCGCATGACGCGTTTTACCCAGCGCCTGCGCCGCGATATCGGGTCCTTGGAACGCCTGCCTGTTATCGATGGCGGGAAACACGTGCGCTACGCGGCGGCCCCCGAGCACACGCTGCACGATGCTTTTGGCAATGACTTCACTCATGCTTGGCGCCGCCCCCGCATGCTCATTGCGCAACATGCTTCCGATGCCATCGTGTGGTGGGATCTTAACCTCTTGGTGCGCAGGCCTACGTGGATTCATGAACCACAGCCGGAAGCATTGCACGCCGATACCTTCCGGCAACTGCGTTGGGTCCCTTTCATTACTTGGTGGCAAATTGGCTTGGACCAGATCAATTCCCTCAACGTGCCTGGCGGACATGGGCATAATTACTTTGAGGAAATGCTCTGGTACTGGGATGAGGTCCTAGGATCCCAGTCACGCCAAGCGCTCACACCAAAGTTGGCCAAGAAGATTGCCCGCTTTATTCGGCGCGACGCTTAG
- a CDS encoding L-lactate dehydrogenase has protein sequence MANHVGNKVVLIGAGDVGVAYAFALINQSIVDHLAIIDIDEKKLEGNVMDLNHGVVWAPTRTRVTKGTYADCADADMVVICAGAAQKPGETRLDLVGKNVKIMNSIVSDVMANDFDGIFLVASNPVDILTYAVWKASGLDHKRVIGSGTVLDSARFRYMLGELEDVAPKSVHAYIVGEHGDSELPAVSTANIAGVPMSKKLDSDPEYAERIEKIFEETRDAAYSIIDAKGSTSFGIGMGLARITAAVIQNQDVALPVSAYLQGEYGVDDLYIGTAAVINRSGIVRAIELDLNEHEKERFDASVKTLNDIKEEFFG, from the coding sequence ATGGCAAATCATGTAGGAAACAAAGTAGTTCTCATCGGCGCCGGCGACGTGGGAGTCGCTTACGCTTTCGCTCTCATCAACCAAAGCATCGTTGACCACTTGGCCATCATCGATATCGATGAAAAGAAGCTGGAAGGCAATGTCATGGACCTCAACCATGGCGTTGTTTGGGCTCCTACCCGCACCCGAGTGACCAAGGGAACCTACGCCGACTGCGCAGACGCCGATATGGTCGTCATCTGCGCCGGTGCGGCACAGAAGCCGGGCGAGACCCGCCTGGATCTGGTGGGCAAGAACGTCAAGATCATGAACAGCATCGTCTCCGATGTCATGGCCAATGACTTTGACGGTATCTTCCTCGTTGCCTCCAACCCGGTGGACATCCTGACCTACGCCGTGTGGAAGGCATCCGGCCTAGACCACAAGCGCGTCATCGGCTCCGGCACCGTGCTGGACTCCGCTCGCTTCCGCTATATGCTGGGCGAGCTGGAAGACGTTGCCCCGAAGTCCGTACACGCCTACATCGTCGGCGAGCACGGCGATTCCGAGCTGCCAGCAGTCTCCACCGCGAATATTGCTGGCGTGCCGATGTCCAAGAAGCTGGATTCTGATCCGGAGTACGCGGAGCGCATTGAGAAGATCTTTGAAGAAACCCGCGATGCTGCCTACTCCATCATCGACGCCAAGGGTTCTACTTCCTTCGGCATCGGCATGGGCTTGGCCCGCATCACCGCCGCCGTCATCCAGAACCAGGACGTGGCGCTGCCGGTCTCTGCTTATTTGCAGGGCGAATACGGTGTAGATGATCTCTACATCGGCACCGCGGCCGTCATCAACCGTTCCGGCATCGTGCGCGCGATTGAGCTGGATCTCAATGAGCACGAGAAGGAGCGTTTCGATGCTTCTGTCAAGACCCTGAATGACATCAAGGAAGAGTTCTTCGGCTAG
- a CDS encoding glycerophosphodiester phosphodiesterase family protein, which produces MKIVAHRGYSGKYPELSSLAFEKALDLPIHGVECDVRLTRDGKVVVQHDPTLDRTAGRPGRISKLDWEELRGVDIGRGQRMMLLDELLELLEGKPHHLYIETKHPSGQGDILEEQTMLRLRYAGLVEDPRIHVISFSHHAIRRMQNLAPHMDRIYLRRDWERHVNRPDVMLSKPTALGVSMLRAKLQPSIIGAQGLPTYLWTVDKPEDMKWAWANGVDMLATNQPEVALHAIEL; this is translated from the coding sequence GTGAAGATTGTCGCCCATAGGGGATACTCCGGAAAATATCCGGAGCTATCCTCTCTAGCTTTTGAGAAAGCCTTAGATTTGCCAATTCATGGCGTCGAGTGTGATGTGCGCTTGACGCGGGATGGAAAGGTAGTAGTTCAGCACGATCCCACGCTGGACCGCACCGCAGGGCGCCCCGGACGTATTTCCAAACTGGACTGGGAGGAATTGCGCGGCGTTGACATAGGTAGGGGCCAGCGCATGATGCTTCTCGACGAGCTTTTGGAGCTACTCGAGGGCAAACCGCACCATCTTTATATCGAAACCAAGCATCCCTCCGGTCAGGGCGACATCTTGGAGGAACAAACGATGCTGCGCCTACGCTACGCGGGGCTTGTCGAAGACCCCCGTATCCACGTCATTTCCTTTTCCCACCATGCGATCCGCCGCATGCAGAATCTGGCGCCCCATATGGATCGGATATATCTTCGTCGCGACTGGGAGCGCCACGTCAATCGCCCCGACGTGATGTTGTCCAAGCCCACCGCGTTAGGCGTATCGATGCTCCGCGCTAAGCTGCAGCCATCAATTATCGGCGCGCAGGGATTGCCTACCTACCTATGGACGGTGGATAAGCCGGAGGACATGAAGTGGGCATGGGCTAATGGCGTAGATATGCTTGCCACAAACCAACCTGAAGTGGCCCTGCATGCCATCGAGCTCTAG